Genomic window (Sediminispirochaeta smaragdinae DSM 11293):
GCCTGGAATGAGTTTTTATTTGGGCTTATACTCACAACAAAGGTAGCGACTCCCGTTACGGTTGGGGCGACGTTTTTTATTACTTCTTTTGGTATCCGCTGGGGACAGACCGCTGCGGCCATTACCTTGAGTATACTGCCTCCAATGTTTATCGGTGTTTTAAGTTTCCGCTATCTGACGAAAGCCCTCCTGTCGGGAGCCATTAAGGGATGAGAAAAGAGAGTTCGATGAAAAAAATGAACGACCTGTCGCTGCTGCGAAGGCAGCGGTCGTCGGAAATTCTGCGATTCATTCTTGCAAACGGCGCCATGACCCGATCCGAGATCGTGGCATGCACCGGCTACACCATGGCCTCGGTCATTAAATACACCCAGTTTCTTGTTGAATCGGGGGTTCTTATGCAGGAACCCGGTGGCAGCGGCCGAACTCTCTCCTTCCGCATTGCCACCGGCCTGGGAAATGTCGTCGCCATCGTCGTCGGCAGGACGATTCAGGCTATTTTGGTAAATCCCCATGGGGTGGAATTGTGCTCTTCCGACAAGATTCCTTTTGAATCGGATATCTCTCCCGAGGCCTTTCTGGCCGTTATCGATCAGGTGATCGGTCAGGTTAAACAGCGGCATGCGTCGTCGAAAGGGGGAGATATGCGGGCCATTGCCATCGGCTTGGCAATCGGCGGCTATATCAATCCCCGTAAGGGAATTTCCCACAGCTTCTATGCCTCGAAAACATGGCAGGAGTTTAAGATAACCGATGCCATCGGCTCTGCATACGGTATCCATACCTTTATGATGAACGACGCAAATGCAGCGGTATTGGGAGAGAAGTATTACGGCGACGGAAAGGCCTTTGAAAACATGCTGCTCCTGTGGCTTGGCGAAGGAACCGGTTTGGGCTTGCTCTTGCAGGGGGAGCTTTATACCGGGGCGTCGTTTTACGCCGGGGAAATAGGCCACACCAAGACGGAGCTCTCCGATGAGCTTTGCTATTGCGGAAAAAACGGCTGCCTTGAGACCGTAACCTCGGAATCAAACCTTATTCGCTCGTTCCGGAATATGATCGGCAGCGTGGTCAACTCGGGTGGCATCATCCATCATCAAGATGGCGCGGAAGATGTCACCATCCAAACCCTCATCAATCTTGCAAATCAGGGCGATCGCTTTGCGCAAAAGGTCTTTACCTACGCGGCAAAGGCCCTTGCCGCAAAGCTTGCCGATATCTGTAATGTTCTCAACCCCGAGGCTCTGCTTTTTCGCGGTCCCATCATCGACGGTAATCGATTTCTGTTCGATGCCGTCGAACATGAGTTGCGTCCGCTTCTGCTTTCTCCCATCGATTCCGCTCTCACCCTGAGCTATAATACCGGAAGTGCTTCTCCCATCGGCAAGGGGCTTTCCGCCGCAGCCCTGCTTCAGATACTCGGAGATACGACTCCCGAGTCGGAGGGAAGCGGCTTGTAAGCCGATTCCTACAGGAGCGGATAAAGGAATCCGACATAAACCTACATGGCCGTCTGATATGAAAATCTCATAGATGCTTTACCATCGATGACGTTGGTGAGGTATGCATGAGAAATATTATCTGTGTTGATATCGGAAGTTCGCACATAAGTACCGGAGTCCTGCTTGAAGAGGGGGAGCTCGTGGCTGCCGCGGACATGGAGATACCGCTCATACGCGGCAGCAGCGGTGTTGTCGAATATGATCCCAATCAAATCTGGGGGCTCACCCTTTCCTGTATACGGGATTCTCTTCGTAAACTTGAATCAAAACACAAAAGCGATATCGCGGCGATCTCCGTGTCGAGCATGGGAGAGGTCGGCTTCCCCGTTGCACAGGATGGCACCCCTTTGTCCACCGCAATCAGCTGGATGGACCGCAGGGCCAGGGAACAGGCGAAGAGGCTTGCCGGTGATATCGGTAGTGAAGAGCTTTTTCGGATTACGGGTATGCCCCTTGATTCGATGTTTTCGATCCATAAAATCCTGTGGCTCAGGGAACATCAGAAAGAAATTTTCACATCCATGCACAAATGGGTATGTATCGCGGATTATATAAACTATAAGCTCGTCGGCGCCTTCTTTACCGATTACACCATAGCCTCCAGAACCATGCTTTTCGATATCACCGATTACCAGTGGTCGGCGCCGCTCCTCTCCTATACCGAGCTGAGGACCGATCAGCTTTCCGAACCCTGTATGCCCGGGACGGTAATCGGAAATATGAAAAGCGAGATCAAAGAAGCTTTGCATCTGGACGGTACGGTGGCCGTTGTCCTGGGAGGGCACGATCGGAGCTGTATTGCCGCAGCCATGGGGATCGACAACAAGAATCAGATTATCGATTCGACGGGAATCGGTGAGGGGCTTATCAGCGTTACGGATGAGCGGTTCATACCGCCGAACATCAAGGAGAGCAACCGCTTCTCCTGCTATCCGGGCTTTTTGGATCACAAGTATATCACCCTCGGCCATTTCGGGAGCGTCGGGCGATTGGTGAACTGGATCACCGATCAGTACAGCATCAAGGACTTTATTGCGCACCGAAACCTGGAATCACCGATATATATCCCGAACACCTTCGTAAATAACAACTACCTGGAAAAGAGAATCTGGTTCGACTTAACCCCCCGCTCCACTCCCGAAGAGATCACCTACAGCATCTACGAGGGAATATCCTTCAATTTCAGGCAGATACTGGAACTCTACTGTAAAGAATATTCGGTACAGCACTATTCAATCTTCATGACAGGAGGAATGACCAGAAACGATGTTTTTACCCAGCTAAAGGCGGACACGCTGAATCACGCCATACTCATTGATGTGGAGAATGTGGCCACCCTCATCGGGGTGGGAAAGATTGCCTTTCTCGGTACGGGAATATACCGGGACTGGGAAGAGATAAAAGCGACCATCCAGCCCAGCTTTGTCAAGGTTCATCCCCAGAAAGAGTATGAAGAATACTATCGCCAGCGATATCAGAAATATTACAAACAGGCTGAAAAGCTGAACAAGAGGAGAAAGGATGCCATACACTAACTTGAACGAGGTTCTTCGCCACGGCAAGGAACACGGCTATGCAGCCGGAGCCTTCAATGTCGTCAACATGGAGATGATCCAGGCGGTCATCGATTGTGCGGAAAAAAACGGAGTCGGCGCCGTGGTGCAGATTTACTGGGAGAACGACCTCGACCATCTTACGAAGCACTATGCGGTTGCCATGACGAAGGCCGGTGCGGAGAACGCATCGGTTCCTATTGCCCTGCAGCTTGATCACGGCTGTGAAACCGAACTGTTGAAAGGCTGTATCGATGCCGGATTTTCATCGGTCATGGCCGATTTCTCGGCTCATCCCTACGAGAAAAATATCGAACTGACACGAGAGATTGTCGAATATGCGCATGCGAAAGGCGCTACCGTTGAGGCCGAGCTGGGGCAGATCGTTTTGGGAACCGAGGGCAAAGATGAGATTTCGTCGCATATGACGGACCCTGCCATGGTTTCCGACTTTCTCGAAAAGACAGGCGTTGATGCCCTGGCCGTTGCGATCGGCACAGCCCACGGGGTCTATTCCGAGACGCCGGTGATCGATTTCGAGCGGCTGGAGAAGATTTTGTCCCTGGCTTCGAAACCAATTGTTGTCCATGGCGGATCGAAGGTTCCCGATGAAGATGTAAAGCGAATGGCTCGCCTTGGCATCAGTAAACTCAATATCGGCTTTGATCTCATGAATGCATTTCAGCAGTCAATAAAGGAAACGACGAAAACAAAAGACTTTGTTGCTCCTGTCGAAATCTTTTCCGCGGGAAAAGAGGCAGTGGCCAAGGTCCTTGATCATAAAATCAGTCTGCTCTCTTGGCAAAGATAGCAGATAAAAAGAAGGAGTAAGGGTATGAAAAGACTTTGTCTGATGGCGATGTTTGCCCTCCTGTGCATCTCTTTTGTGATTGCAGGTGGGAAGCAGGAACGTGATGGTGTCGTCGAGCTCGAATTCTGGATGCGAGATACTCGTCCGTCGAATGTCGAGGCAATGGATCTGATCGTCGAGTCGTTCGAACAGCAGCATCCGGGAATCAAGGTGAATGTCGTTCTGACTCCATGGGACAGTGTGGAACAGAAGACCATGACGGCCATAGCGGCCGGAACACTTCCCGATCTTTCGCAGCTCAATCAGACCGGAGCCGCGGACTACGGAGAGAAGGGGATTCTCCTGAACCTTGACGACGAACTGAAAAGTTGGGACAGGCTCAACGACATATGCGGAGTCAGCGTTTCCCAGGCCAAGTACAATGGCGAATTCTATGCAATTCCTTGGTTCGCCGGTTCCAATGTCATGTTCTACAACAAGGATCTTTTCATCGAAGCCGGAATCGTTGATGCCGACGGCAATGCCGCGCCTCCGAAAAACTGGGAAGAGTTTCTTGCCGATGCGAAAAAACTGACGAAGGATACCGACGGCGACGGTGTCGTCGACCAATGGGGATTCGTGACACGGGGTGATGTCTCCCTTACCATTCCCATCAGGGAGTTTATGCTTGCCGCAGGGGACGGGGAATGGGTCGATTCCAACCGGAACGTTATCGTAGACAGCAAGAAGAATCTTGAAGGGCTCAACTTTTATCTTGATCTCTTTCAAAGATACAAGGTTGTTCCACCCGATACCCCTTCGGTAGACTATGTGGGCGAAGAGCAGTACTTCCTTTCCGGGAAGGTGGCCATGATGTTTAACGGCCCCTGGAACCTTGGGAACATGTATGATTCTTCGGTCAATTGGGGTGTTGCTCTCGAACCGAAACGGGAGAAGAACGCCTGTCACATCGGCGGCTGTCCCGTTGGAATTTTCAATACCACGGAGCATCCGAACGAGGCATTGCTTTTTGCAAAGTATCTGGTCTCGGATGAGGCCCAGAAGATCTGGGCGGTCGATATGGGCAATGGCCTTCCCGTTACCCAAAAGGCACAAGAGCTTGCGAAACAGGATCCCGTTATCAAGGTGTTTGTAGAGAGCCTCCAGGCCGCGGACGCAGACAATGTCACTCCTCCGCCGCAAATACCGGAATGGGTTTCTATAGAACGCTCGGTTGCTCCGCCGATTTTTCAGAGTGCACTTCTTGGAGAGATTACAGCGGAGGCATGCCTTGCGCAGCTTCAGAGTGCAATGACCGCAGCCCTGAACGAATAGCAGGAGAGGCTATGATGTATGCCGACTCTCCCGTCGTTTCTTTCGGCGGGAGAGCGGCTTTACCGAAATGATTATGAATGGCAAACACAATTACTACGAAACGAATTACAGGCTCTTTTTGCTGCCTATAGTTCTGATAATGCTGACAAGCATTCTTATTCCGATCGTCAACACCGTACGCTACTCGTTCCCTGGATGCTTCCGGGGGCCCTTGCGGCCATCATGTGGAAATGGTTGTATCACGGCTCGGTCGGGCTGATAAATCAAATGCTTTTACGTATGCATATTATTAGCGCCCCCATCCCCTGGCTGGCAAGCACGCAGTTTGTGCTCATCTCCGTTGTGTTGGTGAATGTCTGGCGGGGGGCTCCCTTTTTCATGGTGATGCTCTTCGGCGGCCTGCAGACCATTCCGAACGAACTCTACGAGGCGGCAATGATAGACGGTGCAGGGAGCTTTACCTCGTTTCGCAATATCACCATACCGTTGCTCAAGCCCTTGATCCTGACCCTCAGTCTCTACGGCTTTATCGGAGCCTTCAATTTCATCGATATCATTCTTGTCCTGACAAAGGGAGGGCCTGCCCATCATACCCTGACCCTTCCCCTTTATGTGTGGCAGCTTGCTTTTGTCGACATGAAGATAAGCTATGCGACAGCCGTTTGTGTTCTTATGTGCCTCTTCCTTGTTGTACTTCTTGGTATCATGATGTTGT
Coding sequences:
- a CDS encoding ROK family transcriptional regulator produces the protein MKKMNDLSLLRRQRSSEILRFILANGAMTRSEIVACTGYTMASVIKYTQFLVESGVLMQEPGGSGRTLSFRIATGLGNVVAIVVGRTIQAILVNPHGVELCSSDKIPFESDISPEAFLAVIDQVIGQVKQRHASSKGGDMRAIAIGLAIGGYINPRKGISHSFYASKTWQEFKITDAIGSAYGIHTFMMNDANAAVLGEKYYGDGKAFENMLLLWLGEGTGLGLLLQGELYTGASFYAGEIGHTKTELSDELCYCGKNGCLETVTSESNLIRSFRNMIGSVVNSGGIIHHQDGAEDVTIQTLINLANQGDRFAQKVFTYAAKALAAKLADICNVLNPEALLFRGPIIDGNRFLFDAVEHELRPLLLSPIDSALTLSYNTGSASPIGKGLSAAALLQILGDTTPESEGSGL
- a CDS encoding FGGY-family carbohydrate kinase, translated to MRNIICVDIGSSHISTGVLLEEGELVAAADMEIPLIRGSSGVVEYDPNQIWGLTLSCIRDSLRKLESKHKSDIAAISVSSMGEVGFPVAQDGTPLSTAISWMDRRAREQAKRLAGDIGSEELFRITGMPLDSMFSIHKILWLREHQKEIFTSMHKWVCIADYINYKLVGAFFTDYTIASRTMLFDITDYQWSAPLLSYTELRTDQLSEPCMPGTVIGNMKSEIKEALHLDGTVAVVLGGHDRSCIAAAMGIDNKNQIIDSTGIGEGLISVTDERFIPPNIKESNRFSCYPGFLDHKYITLGHFGSVGRLVNWITDQYSIKDFIAHRNLESPIYIPNTFVNNNYLEKRIWFDLTPRSTPEEITYSIYEGISFNFRQILELYCKEYSVQHYSIFMTGGMTRNDVFTQLKADTLNHAILIDVENVATLIGVGKIAFLGTGIYRDWEEIKATIQPSFVKVHPQKEYEEYYRQRYQKYYKQAEKLNKRRKDAIH
- a CDS encoding class II fructose-bisphosphate aldolase, whose protein sequence is MPYTNLNEVLRHGKEHGYAAGAFNVVNMEMIQAVIDCAEKNGVGAVVQIYWENDLDHLTKHYAVAMTKAGAENASVPIALQLDHGCETELLKGCIDAGFSSVMADFSAHPYEKNIELTREIVEYAHAKGATVEAELGQIVLGTEGKDEISSHMTDPAMVSDFLEKTGVDALAVAIGTAHGVYSETPVIDFERLEKILSLASKPIVVHGGSKVPDEDVKRMARLGISKLNIGFDLMNAFQQSIKETTKTKDFVAPVEIFSAGKEAVAKVLDHKISLLSWQR
- a CDS encoding ABC transporter substrate-binding protein gives rise to the protein MKRLCLMAMFALLCISFVIAGGKQERDGVVELEFWMRDTRPSNVEAMDLIVESFEQQHPGIKVNVVLTPWDSVEQKTMTAIAAGTLPDLSQLNQTGAADYGEKGILLNLDDELKSWDRLNDICGVSVSQAKYNGEFYAIPWFAGSNVMFYNKDLFIEAGIVDADGNAAPPKNWEEFLADAKKLTKDTDGDGVVDQWGFVTRGDVSLTIPIREFMLAAGDGEWVDSNRNVIVDSKKNLEGLNFYLDLFQRYKVVPPDTPSVDYVGEEQYFLSGKVAMMFNGPWNLGNMYDSSVNWGVALEPKREKNACHIGGCPVGIFNTTEHPNEALLFAKYLVSDEAQKIWAVDMGNGLPVTQKAQELAKQDPVIKVFVESLQAADADNVTPPPQIPEWVSIERSVAPPIFQSALLGEITAEACLAQLQSAMTAALNE
- a CDS encoding carbohydrate ABC transporter permease, whose protein sequence is MPTLPSFLSAGERLYRNDYEWQTQLLRNELQALFAAYSSDNADKHSYSDRQHRTLLVPWMLPGALAAIMWKWLYHGSVGLINQMLLRMHIISAPIPWLASTQFVLISVVLVNVWRGAPFFMVMLFGGLQTIPNELYEAAMIDGAGSFTSFRNITIPLLKPLILTLSLYGFIGAFNFIDIILVLTKGGPAHHTLTLPLYVWQLAFVDMKISYATAVCVLMCLFLVVLLGIMMLFLKKRGGADE